From a single Miscanthus floridulus cultivar M001 chromosome 8, ASM1932011v1, whole genome shotgun sequence genomic region:
- the LOC136478168 gene encoding E3 ubiquitin-protein ligase COP1-like isoform X2, translating into MADSSVAGALVPSVPKPEPAPSGDTSAAAAATTAALALPEEAGTRAASASPQGPAAEEEGPADRDLLCPICMALIKDAFLTACGHSFCYMCIVTHLSNKSDCPCCGHYLTKAQLYPNFLLDKVLKKIAARQIAKTASPINQFRCALQQGNEMGVKELDSLMTLIAEKKRQMEQQESETNMQILLVFLHCLRKQKLEELNEIQTDLQYIKEDISAVERHRKELYRTKERYSMKLRVLLDEPTAQKMWPSPIDKAGCRFPPNSRTPLSASCPGSLQNKKLDLKAQVSHQGFQRRDALASSDPPNPPIQSGNVIARKRRVQAQFNELQEYYLQRRRTGAQARRQEERDIVAMNREGYHAGLQDFQSVLTTFTRYSIEFDRDDELFATAGVSKRIKVFEFSTVVNEPSDVHCPVVEMATRSKLSCLSWNKYSKNVIASSDYEGIVTVWDVQTRQSVMEYEEHEKRAWSVDFSRTDPSMLVSGSDDCKVKVWCTKQEASVINIDMKANICSVKYNPGSNFYVAVGSADHHIHYFDLRNPSAPVHIFGGHKKAVSYVKFLSNNELASASTDSTLRLWDVKDNCPVRTFRGHKNEKNFVGLSVNNEYIACGSETNEVFVYHKAISKPAASHRFVSSDLDDADDDPGSYFISAVCWKSDCPTMLTANSQGTIKVLVLAP; encoded by the exons ATGGCCGACTCCTCGGTGGCCGGCGCGCTCGTGCCGTCCGTGCCCAAGCCGGAGCCCGCGCCGTCCGGTGACACctccgcggcggccgcggcgaccACGGCGGCGCTGGCGCTGCCGGAGGAGGCGGGGACGCGCGCGGCGTCGGCGTCGCCGCAGGggccggcggcggaggaggagggccCCGCCGATAGGGACCTCCTCTGCCCGATCTGCATGGCCCTCATCAAGGACGCCTTCCTCACCGCCTGCGGCCACAGCTTCTGCTACATGTGCATCGTCACGCACCTCAGCAACAAGAGCGACTGCCCCTGCTGCGGGCACTACCTTACCAAGGCCCAGCTCTACCCCAACTTTCTCCTTGACAAG GTTCTGAAGAAAATAGCTGCCCGACAAATCGCAAAAACAGCATCACCGATCAATCAATTTCGATGCGCATTGCAACAG GGAAATGAAATGGGGGTTAAAGAGTTAGATAGCCTTATGACTTTGATTGCTGAGAAGAAGCGGCAAATGGAACAACAAGAATCGGAGACGAATATGCAAATATTGTTAGTCTTCTTGCACTGCCTTAGAAAGCAAAAGCTGGAAGAATTGAATGAG ATTCAAACTGATCTACAGTACATCAAAGAGGATATAAGTGCTGTGGAGAGACATAGGAAAGAATTATATCGCACAAAAGAAAGGTACTCCATGAAGCTGCGCGTGCTTTTAGATGAGCCTACTGCACAAAAAATGTGGCCCTCTCCTATAGACAAAGCTGGCTGTCGCTTTCCTCCCAACTCTCGGACACCACTTAGCGCATCATGTCCAGGAAGTTTACAGAATAAGAAGCTTGATTTGAAAGCTCAAGTAAGCCATCAAGGATTTCAAAGGAGAGATGCTCTAGCTTCTTCTGACCCTCCTAACCCCCCTATACAATCAGGTAATGTCATTGCTAGGAAGAGGCGAGTTCAAGCACAG TTCAATGAGCTTCAAGAATACTACCTGCAAAGACGGCGCACCGGAGCACAGGCCCGCAGGCAAGAAGAAAGAGATATCGTTGCAATGAATAGAGAAGGCTATCATGCAGGTCTTCAGGATTTCCAGTCTGTGCTAACAACGTTCACTCGATACAG TATTGAATTTGAtcgtgatgatgaactatttgcTACTGCTGGAGTCTCGAAACGTATTAAAGTCTTTGAATTTTCTACT GTTGTTAATGAACCATCAGATGTGCATTGCCCGGTTGTTGAAATGGCTACCAGATCTAAACTTAGCTGCCTAAGCTGGAACAAGTACTCAAAAAATGTTATTGCAAGCAGTGACTATGAGGGTATAGTAACTGTGTGGGATGTCCAGACCCGTCAG AGTGTGATGGAATATGAAGAGCATGAGAAGAGGGCATGGAGTGTTGATTTTTCTCGTACAGACCCTTCAATGCTAGTATCTGGGAGTGACGATTGCAAG GTGAAAGTGTGGTGCACAAAACAAGAAGCAAGCGTGATCAATATTGATATGAAAGCAAATATTTGCTCGGTTAAATATAATCCTGGATCAAACTTCTACGTTGCC GTTGGATCTGCTGATCACCATATTCATTACTTTGACTTACGTAATCCAAGTGCGCCTGTCCATATTTTCGGTGGGCACAAGAAAGCAGTATCGTATGTGAAATTCTTATCTAACAATGAGCTTGCATCTGCATCAACAGATAGCACATTGCGCTTATGGGATGTCAAGGATAATTGTCCG GTACGGACGTTCAGAGGGCACAAAAATGAAAAGAACTTCGTTGGGTTGTCTGTGAACAATGAGTATATTGCTTGTGGAAGTGAAACAAATGAGGTTTTTGTTTATCACAAG GCTATCTCAAAACCAGCAGCAAGCCATAGATTTGTATCCTCTGACCtggatgatgctgatgatgatCCTGGTTCTTACTTCATTAGTGCTGTCTGCTGGAAGAGTGATTGCCCTACCATGTTAACTGCTAACAGTCAGGGAACCATAAAAGTTCTTGTACTTGCTCCTTGA
- the LOC136478168 gene encoding E3 ubiquitin-protein ligase COP1-like isoform X1, with amino-acid sequence MADSSVAGALVPSVPKPEPAPSGDTSAAAAATTAALALPEEAGTRAASASPQGPAAEEEGPADRDLLCPICMALIKDAFLTACGHSFCYMCIVTHLSNKSDCPCCGHYLTKAQLYPNFLLDKVLKKIAARQIAKTASPINQFRCALQQGNEMGVKELDSLMTLIAEKKRQMEQQESETNMQILLVFLHCLRKQKLEELNEIQTDLQYIKEDISAVERHRKELYRTKERYSMKLRVLLDEPTAQKMWPSPIDKAGCRFPPNSRTPLSASCPGSLQNKKLDLKAQVSHQGFQRRDALASSDPPNPPIQSGNVIARKRRVQAQFNELQEYYLQRRRTGAQARRQEERDIVAMNREGYHAGLQDFQSVLTTFTRYSRLRVIAELRHGDLFHSANIVSSIEFDRDDELFATAGVSKRIKVFEFSTVVNEPSDVHCPVVEMATRSKLSCLSWNKYSKNVIASSDYEGIVTVWDVQTRQSVMEYEEHEKRAWSVDFSRTDPSMLVSGSDDCKVKVWCTKQEASVINIDMKANICSVKYNPGSNFYVAVGSADHHIHYFDLRNPSAPVHIFGGHKKAVSYVKFLSNNELASASTDSTLRLWDVKDNCPVRTFRGHKNEKNFVGLSVNNEYIACGSETNEVFVYHKAISKPAASHRFVSSDLDDADDDPGSYFISAVCWKSDCPTMLTANSQGTIKVLVLAP; translated from the exons ATGGCCGACTCCTCGGTGGCCGGCGCGCTCGTGCCGTCCGTGCCCAAGCCGGAGCCCGCGCCGTCCGGTGACACctccgcggcggccgcggcgaccACGGCGGCGCTGGCGCTGCCGGAGGAGGCGGGGACGCGCGCGGCGTCGGCGTCGCCGCAGGggccggcggcggaggaggagggccCCGCCGATAGGGACCTCCTCTGCCCGATCTGCATGGCCCTCATCAAGGACGCCTTCCTCACCGCCTGCGGCCACAGCTTCTGCTACATGTGCATCGTCACGCACCTCAGCAACAAGAGCGACTGCCCCTGCTGCGGGCACTACCTTACCAAGGCCCAGCTCTACCCCAACTTTCTCCTTGACAAG GTTCTGAAGAAAATAGCTGCCCGACAAATCGCAAAAACAGCATCACCGATCAATCAATTTCGATGCGCATTGCAACAG GGAAATGAAATGGGGGTTAAAGAGTTAGATAGCCTTATGACTTTGATTGCTGAGAAGAAGCGGCAAATGGAACAACAAGAATCGGAGACGAATATGCAAATATTGTTAGTCTTCTTGCACTGCCTTAGAAAGCAAAAGCTGGAAGAATTGAATGAG ATTCAAACTGATCTACAGTACATCAAAGAGGATATAAGTGCTGTGGAGAGACATAGGAAAGAATTATATCGCACAAAAGAAAGGTACTCCATGAAGCTGCGCGTGCTTTTAGATGAGCCTACTGCACAAAAAATGTGGCCCTCTCCTATAGACAAAGCTGGCTGTCGCTTTCCTCCCAACTCTCGGACACCACTTAGCGCATCATGTCCAGGAAGTTTACAGAATAAGAAGCTTGATTTGAAAGCTCAAGTAAGCCATCAAGGATTTCAAAGGAGAGATGCTCTAGCTTCTTCTGACCCTCCTAACCCCCCTATACAATCAGGTAATGTCATTGCTAGGAAGAGGCGAGTTCAAGCACAG TTCAATGAGCTTCAAGAATACTACCTGCAAAGACGGCGCACCGGAGCACAGGCCCGCAGGCAAGAAGAAAGAGATATCGTTGCAATGAATAGAGAAGGCTATCATGCAGGTCTTCAGGATTTCCAGTCTGTGCTAACAACGTTCACTCGATACAG TCGTCTACGTGTCATTGCGGAACTAAGACATGGAGACTTGTTTCACTCTGCCAATATTGTATCCAG TATTGAATTTGAtcgtgatgatgaactatttgcTACTGCTGGAGTCTCGAAACGTATTAAAGTCTTTGAATTTTCTACT GTTGTTAATGAACCATCAGATGTGCATTGCCCGGTTGTTGAAATGGCTACCAGATCTAAACTTAGCTGCCTAAGCTGGAACAAGTACTCAAAAAATGTTATTGCAAGCAGTGACTATGAGGGTATAGTAACTGTGTGGGATGTCCAGACCCGTCAG AGTGTGATGGAATATGAAGAGCATGAGAAGAGGGCATGGAGTGTTGATTTTTCTCGTACAGACCCTTCAATGCTAGTATCTGGGAGTGACGATTGCAAG GTGAAAGTGTGGTGCACAAAACAAGAAGCAAGCGTGATCAATATTGATATGAAAGCAAATATTTGCTCGGTTAAATATAATCCTGGATCAAACTTCTACGTTGCC GTTGGATCTGCTGATCACCATATTCATTACTTTGACTTACGTAATCCAAGTGCGCCTGTCCATATTTTCGGTGGGCACAAGAAAGCAGTATCGTATGTGAAATTCTTATCTAACAATGAGCTTGCATCTGCATCAACAGATAGCACATTGCGCTTATGGGATGTCAAGGATAATTGTCCG GTACGGACGTTCAGAGGGCACAAAAATGAAAAGAACTTCGTTGGGTTGTCTGTGAACAATGAGTATATTGCTTGTGGAAGTGAAACAAATGAGGTTTTTGTTTATCACAAG GCTATCTCAAAACCAGCAGCAAGCCATAGATTTGTATCCTCTGACCtggatgatgctgatgatgatCCTGGTTCTTACTTCATTAGTGCTGTCTGCTGGAAGAGTGATTGCCCTACCATGTTAACTGCTAACAGTCAGGGAACCATAAAAGTTCTTGTACTTGCTCCTTGA
- the LOC136478169 gene encoding phosphatidylinositol/phosphatidylcholine transfer protein SFH13-like, translating to MKLVHSMESLKEVGQVSDIEETVTGSVRLRALKLPERISDTSNAESGSDVDDLGSPVAPEDVEYPSLAPVREEARESGSATYSGLIGMSHMADKAVGSNRRYNSTGNEIRQFNTEQGSLINGGLPAPGRRAPNDGLGNDDGFLKYISRRVVAVFLKVLSFLRFFIRRRQHLENVHSRTATAPSNLADLQTIKEDRVNPCLKRLDRLESMFNQLSRKPPELPQDKDRAIQDSFDRIKSIEFDLEKTKKVDISLGQLCGNPQVRVCNVLKHIF from the exons ATGAAG CTTGTACATAGCATGGAGTCGTTGAAGGAAGTTGGGCAAGTATCTGATATAGAAGAAACAGTTACAGGCTCCGTGAGATTGCGTGCTCTCAAG TTACCAGAACGAATTAGTGACACATCAAATGCTGAATCAGGTTCAGATGTTGATGATCTTGGATCCCCTGTGGCTCCTGAAGATGTTGAATATCCTAGTTTGGCCCCAGTTCGAGAGGAA GCGAGGGAATCAGGATCTGCAACGTACAGTGGTTTGATTGGCATGTCTCATATGGCGGATAAAGCTGTAGGATCCAACAGGAGATACAACTCTACTGGAAATGAAATTAGGCAGTTCAATACAGAACAAGGTTCCCTGATAAATGGGGGTTTACCTGCGCCTG GTCGGCGTGCCCCAAATGATGGTTTAGGCAATGATGATGGGTTCTTGAAATATATATCAAGAAGAGTCGTTGCTGTATTTCTTAAAGTACTATCATTTTTGCGGTTCTTCATTCGTCGACGACAACACTTGGAAAACGTTCATTCACGTACTGCAACTGCACCCAGTAATCTGGCAGATCTTCAGACAATTAAGGAAGATCGTGTAAATCCTTGCCTGAAGCGTCTTGATCGACTTGAGTCAATGTTTAATCAGCTGAGCAGAAAGCCTCCAGAGCTTCCACAGGACAAGGATCGGGCCATACAAGATTCTTTTGACAGGATAAAGTCCATTGAGTTTGATCTGGAGAAGACAAAGAAG GTGGATATATCTTTAGGACAACTTTGTGGGAACCCACAGGTCAGAGTGTGTAATGTATTAAAACACATCTTCTGA
- the LOC136478170 gene encoding probable transcription factor At4g00390, whose amino-acid sequence MAPKRSAQPPPPPPPPPAASSEETVASGSGSEEEEEEEEIAHSPPPAAPKRIAPPPQKDQESEASDEDEDGEEEEEDDEEEEDEKANHVIPSSATKNPPPPPPTREESETSDEEEEEEEADDEMPQTKPAPNQEMGAKGAKRPSAPFQRTWSTDDEFRILEALAAHRLEHGTLPQTDVLANALAGKLDNSGCSLSELQRKVKSLRSRYTKAVKKGAPLSKDHDRRLFDLFKNVWPSVTKAPTKAAANSGAGREPDEMCELYPYLAEEVKALQKAHPGLFKREFAMIDDSKARALDEKIKKQRHVQMKLHLRRHDLTKEVTKTLMDLAE is encoded by the coding sequence ATGGCCCCCAAGCGCTCGGCTCAacctccgccgcctccgcctccgcccccgGCTGCCTCCTCCGAGGAGACCGTCGCCTCTGGTTCGGgctccgaggaggaggaggaggaggaggagatcgcCCACTCACCCCCTCCGGCCGCTCCCAAGCGCATTGCTCCACCGCCGCAGAAGGACCAGGAATCCGAAGCGTCCGATGAGGATGAAgatggcgaggaggaggaggaggacgacgaagaagaagaggacgagaAGGCCAACCACGTGATCCCTTCTTCCGCCACCAAGaacccgcctccgccgccgccgactcGCGAGGAATCCGAGACTTCcgacgaagaagaggaggaggaggaggcggacgaCGAGATGCCGCAGACGAAGCCCGCTCCAAATCAAGAGATGGGGGCTAAGGGCGCAAAGCGGCCGAGCGCGCCGTTCCAGCGCACCTGGTCGACTGACGACGAGTTCCGCATCCTGGAGGCCCTCGCCGCGCACCGCCTGGAGCACGGCACGCTGCCTCAAACAGACGTGCTGGCCAACGCCCTCGCTGGCAAGCTCGACAACAGTGGCTGCAGCCTCTCCGAGCTCCAGAGGAAGGTGAAGAGCTTGCGGAGCCGGTACACCAAAGCGGTCAAGAAGGGTGCGCCGCTGAGCAAGGATCACGACCGCCGTCTCTTCGACCTCTTCAAGAACGTCTGGCCTTCCGTTACCAAGGCGCCTACCAAGGCAGCCGCTAACAGTGGTGCTGGGAGGGAGCCTGACGAGATGTGTGAGCTGTACCCATACCTTGCGGAGGAGGTGAAGGCGCTTCAGAAGGCACACCCGGGTTTGTTCAAGCGGGAGTTCGCGATGATCGACGATAGCAAGGCCCGTGCACTGGACGAGAAGATCAAGAAGCAGAGGCATGTACAGATGAAGCTGCATCTGCGCCGCCACGACCTGACCAAGGAAGTGACCAAGACGCTCATGGACCTGGCTGAGTGA